Proteins from a genomic interval of Watersipora subatra chromosome 10, tzWatSuba1.1, whole genome shotgun sequence:
- the LOC137405834 gene encoding putative serine protease K12H4.7 translates to MAAFYMYFVFFASIVLCNGFAFRNGRYRGGFLQPPRHEHKGSLPPDQWFQQQLDHFNPQETRTWQQRYFTNGTFYKPGGPIFLQIGGEGTADPIWMVTGAWTTYAQEYNALMFQVEHRYYGKSHPVSDLSTPNMKYLTSEQALEDLANFITTTSAKMNLTGSKWITFGGSYPGSLATWMRMKYPHLIHAAVASSAPLVAVADFSDYLRVVKESLDTTGPMCVPSIQKATDALTNLLDTDTGRQQLKSTFKLCDDIDPRNKNDIANLVSSLAGNFEGVVQYNRDNRAFEGGVGANITVDTLCAFMNDSSKTPLENYARVSSFMLETYSQKCLDYKFSNVIDDLSNTSWAGSAAEGGRQWTYQTCTEFGYYQTSAYDQQPFGDFFPLLFWTQQCYEAFGLSIDDNVLNNGIRFTNANYGGLGVKVSRIIWPNGSIDPWHALSITKDISEDATAIFINGTAHCANMYPESDDDLPALKQARLVIREKIGLWLNQ, encoded by the exons ATGGCAGCTTTCTACATGTACTTTGTTTTCTTTGCTTCCATTGTGCTTTGTAATGGATTTGCTTTTCGTAATGGACGATACCGTGGTGGTTTTCTTCAACCTCCACGACATGAGCACAAAGGTTCTTTACCTCCTGATCAGTGGTTTCAGCAGCAGCTTGACCACTTCAACCCTCAAGAAACAAGGACATGGCAGCAG AGATATTTTACGAATGGTACCTTCTACAAGCCAGGTGGACcaatttttctacaaattggtGGAGAAGGAACAGCGGATCCAATATGGATGGTAACAGGTGCTTGGACAACATACGCTCAGGAGTACAACGCTCTCATGTTCCAAGTGGAGCACCGTTACTATGGCAAGAGCCATCCTGTAAG TGACCTCTCCACTCCCAATATGAAATATCTAACTAGCGAACAAGCGTTAGAGGACTTGGCCAACTTCATCACCACCACTAGTGCTAAAATGAACTTGACTGGGTCAAAATGGATTACCTTTGGCGGATCCTATCCTG GGTCACTCGCTACCTGGATGAGAATGAAGTATCCACACCTAATTCATGCTGCAGTGGCTTCTAGTGCCCCCTTGGTTGCTGTAGCTGATTTCTCTG ACTATCTGAGAGTGGTGAAAGAGTCGCTAGACACCACGGGGCCCATGTGTGTGCCAAGTATACAGAAGGCTACGGATGCTCTCACCAACCTGCTAGACACTGATACTGGCAGACAACAGCTGAAGTCCACGTTTAA GCTATGCGATGACATCGATCCCCGTAACAAAAATGACATCGCCAACTTGGTCAGCTCTCTAGCTGGGAACTTTGAAGGGGTTGTACAGTACAACAGGGATAACAGAGCGTTTGAG GGAGGAGTCGGAGCCAATATAACAGTAGATACACTTTGCGCTTTTATGAATGATTCAAGCAAGACTCCTTTAGAGAACTACGCCCGTGTCAGTTCCTTTATGCTTGAAACCTATAGCCAAAAGTGTCTCGATTACAAGTTCTCTAACGTAATAGATG ATCTTTCCAATACAAGTTGGGCAGGCTCTGCTGCGGAAGGAGGCAGGCAGTGGACATACCAAACTTGTACCGAATTTGGATACTATCAAACCTCAGCTTATGACCAGCAACCATTTGGTGATTTCTTTCCACTTTT GTTTTGGACCCAACAGTGCTATGAGGCATTTGGACTGTCTATAGATGACAATGTTCTCAATAATGGCATAAGGTTCACCAATGCCAACTACGGTGGTTTAGGGGTCAAGGTTTCTAGGATTATATGGCCTAATGGCTCCATAGATCCTTGGCATGCCCTCTCCATCACCAAAGACATATCAGAAGATGCAACAGCCATTTTTATTAATG GAACTGCTCATTGCGCCAACATGTATCCAGAGAGTGATGATGACTTACCAGCCCTAAAGCAAGCAAGACTTGTCATCAGAGAGAAGATTGGTTTGTGGTTGAACCAATAG